A part of Laspinema palackyanum D2c genomic DNA contains:
- a CDS encoding sensor histidine kinase, with translation MNGDILSVITAISVQELGWIGAQTMDWNCWIYGITALGIGFGSGWLWRSRWTPKPSPHLPLNPRKNFGDTNLSTRLKQTQLNYLMTRQMCQFKAGFLSRISHELRSPLNSLIGVHQLILSDLCDNPAEEREFLVQANNSVHKMIQMLDRIIEVSRIEEGRNPLKQEILHLADVFEEVHYLTELQAANRNITLQISQPDPKIAVRADQRCLTQVLVTFIELAINPVGNGRIGISAKVFPESGSTSSLTQSNPGKTPGDYVSISIDLPLPSHCFSEPLDFLQLQQNRKENTPETEVDLSPGTILMMNQSILELMGGHLEIVEAGPGSEELRLEENSKMTRLQCLLPRALRESSVLP, from the coding sequence ATGAACGGGGATATCCTGTCTGTGATCACTGCCATCAGCGTTCAGGAATTAGGTTGGATTGGGGCACAAACGATGGACTGGAACTGTTGGATTTATGGAATCACTGCCTTGGGAATTGGTTTTGGCAGTGGTTGGCTTTGGCGATCGCGCTGGACTCCCAAACCGAGTCCCCATTTGCCCCTAAATCCTCGGAAAAACTTCGGGGACACTAACCTCTCAACTCGCCTCAAACAAACCCAGCTCAATTATCTAATGACTCGTCAAATGTGTCAGTTCAAAGCGGGTTTCTTGTCGCGAATTTCCCACGAGTTGCGATCGCCTCTCAATAGTTTAATCGGCGTTCATCAATTAATTTTAAGCGATTTGTGTGATAATCCGGCAGAAGAACGCGAGTTTTTGGTTCAGGCCAATAACTCGGTTCACAAGATGATTCAAATGCTCGATCGCATTATCGAAGTCTCTCGGATTGAAGAAGGTCGTAACCCCCTAAAACAGGAAATTTTACATCTAGCCGATGTGTTTGAAGAAGTTCATTATTTGACCGAACTTCAAGCGGCCAACCGCAATATCACCTTGCAGATTTCCCAACCGGACCCCAAAATTGCGGTTCGTGCGGACCAACGATGTCTGACTCAGGTTCTTGTCACCTTTATTGAACTGGCCATTAATCCCGTCGGGAATGGTCGCATTGGTATTTCGGCCAAAGTCTTCCCCGAATCTGGCTCAACCTCTTCACTCACCCAGTCAAACCCAGGTAAAACCCCGGGGGATTATGTGAGCATCTCCATTGACCTCCCCCTGCCTTCTCATTGTTTTTCTGAACCCCTGGATTTCCTGCAACTCCAACAAAACCGCAAAGAAAATACCCCAGAAACAGAGGTGGATCTGTCTCCGGGTACAATTTTGATGATGAATCAGAGCATTTTGGAACTCATGGGCGGCCATTTAGAAATTGTTGAAGCGGGTCCAGGGTCGGAGGAGCTACGCTTAGAAGAAAACTCTAAAATGACTAGACTTCAATGCTTGCTTCCACGAGCACTTCGCGAGTCTTCAGTTCTTCCGTGA
- a CDS encoding GNAT family N-acetyltransferase — protein sequence MDCSHIQFRDRKEDVDIQQLKRLFELTAFWARERKVEDLAIAIANSDPVITVWEGERLIGLARATSDGIYRATIWDVIIHPEYQGVGLGRKLVETLLSHPRMNRVERVYLMTTHQQRFYERIGFEENSTTTMVLYNNQNFTEELKTREVLVEASIEV from the coding sequence ATGGATTGCAGCCACATTCAATTTCGCGATCGCAAAGAAGATGTAGATATCCAACAGCTTAAACGGCTATTTGAACTCACCGCATTTTGGGCGCGAGAGCGAAAAGTTGAGGATTTAGCCATCGCGATCGCCAACAGCGATCCCGTGATTACCGTTTGGGAAGGAGAGCGCCTGATTGGGTTAGCGCGTGCCACCTCCGACGGCATTTATCGAGCTACGATTTGGGATGTGATCATTCACCCGGAATATCAAGGGGTGGGATTGGGACGCAAATTAGTCGAAACCCTCTTAAGTCATCCCCGGATGAATCGAGTCGAGCGAGTTTACCTGATGACCACCCATCAGCAGCGATTCTATGAGCGGATTGGGTTCGAGGAAAACTCCACGACGACAATGGTCCTCTACAATAACCAAAACTTCACGGAAGAACTGAAGACTCGCGAAGTGCTCGTGGAAGCAAGCATTGAAGTCTAG
- a CDS encoding L-threonylcarbamoyladenylate synthase, producing the protein MTAVSEQVLIEAALAGQVVSFPTDTVPALAVLPSLAESIFAVKQRSLDKPLILMGATEADLWPFVRSTQRELQIWQGVANRHWPGALTLVLPANAAVPSVMNPVDPSTIGIRVPNQAIARRILAQTGPLATTSANLSGQPPLETMAEIDLRFPQVVTLEWDQSEPNPTASGVPSTVAKWTSQGWEILRQGVVQLDSNSEERGK; encoded by the coding sequence ATGACAGCAGTTTCAGAACAAGTCTTGATTGAGGCGGCCCTGGCGGGCCAGGTGGTGAGTTTTCCCACAGATACAGTCCCCGCATTAGCGGTCCTGCCGAGTCTCGCTGAGTCCATCTTTGCGGTGAAACAGCGAAGTCTGGATAAACCCCTAATTTTGATGGGAGCCACGGAAGCGGATCTTTGGCCTTTTGTGCGGAGTACCCAGAGGGAGTTGCAAATTTGGCAAGGGGTGGCGAATCGACATTGGCCCGGTGCGTTAACATTGGTTTTACCCGCGAATGCTGCGGTCCCCTCGGTGATGAATCCCGTTGACCCGAGTACCATTGGGATTCGAGTTCCCAATCAGGCGATCGCCCGCCGGATTTTGGCTCAAACTGGCCCTTTAGCCACGACGAGCGCCAATCTCAGTGGGCAACCCCCGCTGGAAACAATGGCAGAGATTGATTTGCGGTTTCCCCAAGTGGTGACTCTGGAATGGGATCAGTCGGAACCGAACCCAACGGCCAGTGGGGTCCCTTCGACCGTAGCCAAATGGACCAGTCAAGGTTGGGAAATTCTCCGACAAGGTGTGGTTCAGTTAGACTCAAACAGCGAGGAACGGGGAAAATGA